The genomic segment CGTAAAGTGAAGCATGCTAGAAGCAGAGTCACACCACTTTGTCGAGTAGAAGGATGCACTTGGAGGATCCATGCTTCCTTATCTCCTGATGGAAGACACTTTATCATCAAATCATTGAACCAGGAGCACAGATGCCAATGTGTAGTGAAGAATAGGATAGTAACCTCTAGTTGGATTGCACAGAAGCTTCACAATAGTTTTGCTACAACGCCTGATCTGAGTTTGCAAAAAAAATGAGGGCTGATTTGATAGATAACTTTGGCATCGAGGCAACTAACAGACGGTTATGGAAAGCAAGACGGAAGGCAAAAGGAGATGTTGGTGGTGGTTATGTACACTCCTATGCAAATTTACGGAGATATGCTACTATGATTCATAGCACTAACCCTAGAAGTGTTGCTAATGTACAGAGCCAACTTGTGCCAGTCAATATAGATGATGGTGAGATTGTAGAAGCCCCAAGAATGCAGCCACGGTTCAAGAGaattttcatatgttatgaaggGGTCAAAAGTGGGTTCTTAGCTTGATGTCGACCATTTTTCAAATTAGATGGATGTCATCTAAAAGGGTCATACAAAGGCATCTTCTTGGCTGCTGTGGGGGTTGATGCAAACCACCACTTCTACCCCCTTGCTTATGCAATTGTTGAAGTTGAAAACACAGATAGTTGGAGTTGGTTTTTGGAGTTATTGAGGGGAGAAATTGGGGACAGTGCCAGTGGCCATCCATGGTGCATCATGAGTGATAGACAAAAGCTAAGAATACATTTAATTTATATGTAGGGACTAATTGAGGCCGTGGCTGCCATACCAGAGGCAAAACACCAGTACTGTTGTTTTCAAATTGAGAACAACATGATAAAAAGTTTGGAACAGCACAACTAAGGGATCTGTTTTGGGAAACAAATGACACATCTAATTTCGACACTTTCAAGCACATTATGGACAAGGTAAAAGAATTCAACTCAAAGGCACATGAGTGGTTATCAAATATTGACTTCAACCATTGGACTTTGAGCAAGTTTGACACTAGAGTGAAGGTAGAACACATTACCAACAATTTCATTGAGTCATTCAATCATTGGATAGAGGAGCATCGATACAAGCTGCCAATTGGACTCTTGGAAGGGCTAAGAATGCAACAATAAGCCATGATGTATGCTAGGAAAAGGACTGCATAAAGATGGGAGCACAAGCTCACTCCAAATGTCCATCGAAAGGTACATGAACTACTCAAGAAAGGTCGACTTGCACACGTAACAAGGGTTGGTGAAGAAGAATTTCAGGTCGATTATGACAAGAAAAGTTATAATGCTAGATTAAATGAATGGTACTACATTTGTGGGCAATGTCAGGTGAGAGGAATACCATGTATTCATGCAGCTGCTTGTATAAGCAAAATTAGGGCCAACATAGAAGGTTATTGCTCACCATACTTCACCACTGAAATGTGGAGGAAGAGTTTTATGGGTGTAATTCATCCCATAGCTGATGAATCTATGCGGTCTGAGTTTGATGATGACGAATTTTTACCTCCTGTCATAAAGGTGCAACCAGGAAGACCCAAAAAGGATCGTAGAAGAAGAGTTCCCGAATAGGAGAGACCATTGCAATCAGTGACAGAAAGCCAGCCACAGAGACGTGTTTCTAGCACCAAAAAGTGTAAGAATTGTCATGAGTTTGGACATAACAAGAGGACTTGCAAGAATCTAAGCATCATATCACAGAACCAACCATCTGAAGGCTCTTCTCAAGCACAAGTACCACCACCAACTGGTAGGGGTTGGGGAAATACAAGTTTTCGAGGCAAAAAAGATGCACCAACAACAAAAGGCAAAGGTAGAGGTCGAGGGAAAGGTTGATGGACAATAATGGGCACATCTTCTGAGGTACACTATTTAAAATTAACATTATTGATTTCTAATTTTTTTGTAATTGTCTGAACTGGTCATGACATATAAATTGCAATTTTTCAGGTTCAAGTTGGGAGCTTAGAGCCATCTGCTGAGGAGATGCACTTGTCTGAAGCAGCATTAGATCTTTTCTTAACTCAGGATACTCAGTAGAACCAtaactgtaacaccctggttactccaagactatTACAATGGACTTTAaacaatgcttaactcgctaaacgagtcatttggttataaaagtgcatctaggtgttattaataggctaaggtgaaaaatcttgataaaaaggaatggatatattttattcaaaacataaaactgtacatgggcccataaaagtgtttacaaagttatttataatccaaaatgatcattacagtgtaaaaattacaacccgctgacctaagcggcaaaaatagggttaacccctagttcctctgagaaacacattgGTCGTGGTGGTatagcggccgcatatgtacacatcggaacctaagctctccactcaaggctgtatgagcttttctttccctttacctgcaccacatagcaccaatgagccaaagctcagcaagaaaacgtattactacatgtatgtaatatcaataaatgattctggtaatcattctggggcttgcagctctaatcagatagtgagtcacactttgggctccgcaccctaatcagttaagtgactattaagtcatactctgaatagatgactaataaatctatctctagatagatgactaataagcctatctctgaatagatgactaataagtctatctctagggctctgcgccctaagccacgtgacattcagtcacctgagccttttggccctgactctacgtaactagcctttagactagacgagcgcttttagttttcatcgaacttggggtcgttcatacatttcatgctcatggtgattagatctaatcatttcggcctgtgttaaacacattaatgccgttcttgactcttaagccaataccatacgaccagtgctcagtatcaccgctgaacttgactgataagtcacagcttcaggattaatactaaacaccattgccgttttctgactaataagtcagtaccatacacagataagcaaagctgctatgcatttactatgcaataaATGTTCCTATATAcaacactcaacatgcttcatcaataaccatgcatgtcacatactggtgcaattttcttacctttggttcgagcatgaaataataaaagaacgacctttaagaacgatcgatccttaactcccttagcggtcacctagtcataaccaaatatgaaataccatcaataaaaataaataataaaaggttcataatctaaaacctcactcctgggacctcgaatcatactaaaacggttagtagattcgatcccgagccttaggaaatgaaacccTGACCCTAAGCCCTTGAAAAACTCCTCCCTAGCACAAAAGGAAAGGgcgagccgcgacttggcctagtaaGTCGCGACGCACCTGCCtaacagagcccaggggaggctctggcttgggtccaagtcgcgacttgtaTGAActtggtcgcgacttgacccagcgaacccagctcccctgcccattttctcaattcaaaccagcCAAAATCTTCACCAATTAAATCTCAAAATCATAGCCAAGAATTACCACAACAACAACTTTTGAagaacatatttattttgttttgggtTATATATGCCTTCTGTTGTTCATGTTGTATGGCATAAACCATAGATGTTTGGTGACTATTTTGATGTAACGTGCTGGCTTTATTTTGTAAAGCAAAGACACACTTAGCTTTATTTTAGGTTATTTATTTGATGTCATCAACTCAAATTATGATGGTTACTTTGCTTATTTATTTTGATACAGTGACAGTTGTGGTTTTATGATGAAATATGCAATGAAATTCATTTTGCAATCTTATTGATGTTCTCTCAAAATGTAGAATGTAgatttatatttacaaagttaATTTGCAAGTTTTTGACAAATTCAATTGCATATACCAAAACCAAAGTATGATTACAGTGCAACAAATTTCATATACCAAAACCAAAgcataacaaaaaatatatatattacattgCAACAGATTTGGATCTAAATTCTTATTCACATCTTGCAGATTATAAACATAACCAAAACCATCAGAAACATACAAAAGACACATAAACTCTTTATCAAAAACTTTCCAATATCTATTTTTCTTTCTAAGCTTTGTATATGTTCTACCAATTTTGAATTCCAAGCCTTGAAGTCTCTTCATTCTCCCAATCTTCTTCATCATCTCCTTCATTCCATTGTTCTTTGTCTTACCAACCAAAGTAGTCACATTCTTTAGCCTCATATGGAAATAGAAAATTCTATTTGGATTTTTCTTTGTCTCACTGATTTTCAGAACACATTTTCTTCCACATCTACTTCTTCTATTTTTAAACCTTACACCATTGTTGCTACTGTATGAAGTCATGGCAGAATATAGAAGAATAGAATAGACAGAATAAGATCTGAGAGAAAACCAACCAATGACATTGAGAAGATGGAGGCTAAGAGATGCACACCTACAACACGAAGAAGAAGATGGGAAGAGAGAACGATATTCAgggcatggagaagaagatgaaagaGAGAGAACATAATGTAAGAGAGACACGAATGTGCCCATTTGATTTaggttattttaatatataatatttatttattaagtttttttcttttattattattttgacaaggttaattAATTTCGAAAAATAAGACCTCGTAAAAAACCAATTAATGGAGGGCAAACTAGTCATTAAAAAAATTTGATGACCAAAATTGATCCAAAGGTACCAGTTTTAACTAATTCTCAAAGTTCAGGGTGCCAAGTGAGTAATACTCATAATAGAGGGTACCAAAACGAAACTTTGCTAAAATACAGGGTACTCAACGAgcaaattaaaaaaatgatataccataccacaaaaaacatatacactagttggaaaataatataccaacaacccataaaaaacttaaaaaatcaatataactttaaaataaaaactaatatatatataccacTATATATTAAAGTGATAcgctcctaaataaataaataaaattataaaaaaatacaatttacgtaatcaacaatataaaatggtcattatgaggatattaTGTTCTGGATGCTATTATTTTGggtcatttcctataatttcttaaACATATTAACGAATATTTGTCACAAAAGAAccatttgtttagtttttaataaaaataaatattcacAATAAAAATACTGTAATATTATACTCAAATATTTTTTTTGCTACAACAAAATTACTTTTCATCAGTAATTTGCTACAAACCAATCGTTAAatcttaaaataatattaaaaaaatatataacgaATTATATTGACAGAATATATTATCAacgttaaaaaaaaacaaaacgtTGGATATTTAATTACAACTTTCACAACAAATTAAGTATTTGTACTGTTAATATCCCTTAATAAAGTATAAGTAAATGGTTGCATTTAAAATTGTTTAATAAATTATTCAGATTTCAATCAAACCAATGACTAAATTACTAACACAATTTGTCTATTTTAttcttaaagaaaaatataaattgtatGTGAAAGATAGATTGACAAATCAactttttaattagtttagttATGGTAATAAATTAAAGTTTCTTATTATAAACTAAACTCAATAATGTGGACCACACCATGTATAACATGTTAAAAAATGCATGTTATATCATTCATTTTGTGTGTACTCTATCATCTCTCAATTGCATATTCTCGAACATATTATTATAACCAGCAATTCAATTGTAACACATAAAAAGGGAAAATGATTTGGAGTACTCTGATATATATAGTCACTAAAAAAGGTGTAAGATCCAATTGTATACATTATTGACACATGCTTTCACCCAAATTTTTATAATTGTTTAACAAATATAAAGTAACTCAGTTTACTATACAACAGAATTGAAGAAGAGAGTAGTGAACTCGTTTGTGTGATTAATTTAGGAACATCAGTGGATGAGTTGCTTTCCCAAATTCCAGGTGAGACTTTAGTTTCCAAATTTTGTAGCTTCATCGGCTTGTGGTACGTTTGAGCTGCTCATGGGATTTGGGATCTCTATATGTTGGTGTGGTACTATTTCTGGAATACCAGAGGCCCCCAATTCCGGCTGGTTTGGTTAACAACATTCACCAGAACAAATTGTAAGTAATCAACGTTCGAATAATTTAATGTATTATACTACTAATAAGGTCACTATACCCTTGTGTGTCTTAAATCACTTGGTAAATTCTCTGTCAACAAAGTCCAAGAGACCCAAATAGCTTAGGGGTTGACTTCATAAAACATATTATTTGCCAAGGTGTGTGTCATCTTTGGTGTTTTGGTGTGCTTTTTGCATAGTTTTTTAGTAAAGCTAATAACAATAGCAATTTAAGAAGAAATGTACAAGCACGTGGAACTTGGTCATATTTATACTAATTtcttaaaatgaaaaatattatttatttctaACGCGGTTCTTTTATGCAAGATTTCGTCAATGATATGAAATAAAAATTAGTAGATAAATGAGTGACACAGAATTTAACGTGATTTGACTGTTAACAAAGTTTAATCCACGATTCACTTCTATTTGTGAAGAACTTGAAATTCAAGTTCTCTTTGAGTTTATAGATGAGCAGAGAAAAAATGTTCTCCCCTACAAATTAATGACTATCTTATAAGTGGCAGGGATGATTAACAAAGATAAAATTCAAGTGTATACCCAAATCCAGAACTAGAGGGAATCTGGAATGATTACTATAGAGTAGCTGCGTCTCGGGAAATGCAGGGACGCGAGGAGCCTCTCTTTTGTTTATCACGC from the Humulus lupulus chromosome X, drHumLupu1.1, whole genome shotgun sequence genome contains:
- the LOC133806655 gene encoding uncharacterized protein LOC133806655, yielding MRADLIDNFGIEATNRRLWKARRKAKGDVGGGYVHSYANLRRYATMIHSTNPRSVANVQSQLVPVNIDDDGCHLKGSYKGIFLAAVGVDANHHFYPLAYAIVEVENTDSWSWFLELLRGEIGDSASGHPWCIMTQLRDLFWETNDTSNFDTFKHIMDKVKEFNSKAHEWLSNIDFNHWTLSKFDTRVKVRGIPCIHAAACISKIRANIEGYCSPYFTTEMWRKSFMGVIHPIADESMRSEFDDDEFLPPVIKVQVGSLEPSAEEMHLSEAALDLFLTQDTQ